The Hemibagrus wyckioides isolate EC202008001 linkage group LG15, SWU_Hwy_1.0, whole genome shotgun sequence genome window below encodes:
- the si:ch211-220i18.4 gene encoding SRSF protein kinase 3: MQSSSSSSQCFHISNKTAPYFGERNNDKTEEEEDPKEYCNGGYHPVHVGDVFNKRYKVLSKLGWGYFATVWLCVDLRSGRYVAVKVLKSGSGFTQAGQDELSLLRCASSPTVCHPLRGRIVQLLDEFKIAGVNGIHVCLVLELLGPDLRCWQVCFGKPGLSLACVRRIITQVLEGLDYLHTHCKIIHADIKPENVLLCLGQQPLAHTTHINPENVSVKITDLGSSCWVYKHFCEEIQTQQYRALEVLLGSEYGPPADIWSVACMAFELATGDPLFEPRTGRHFSLEEDHLAHIIELLGTIPASVALSGKYSSKYFSSNGDLQRIPALRPWGLYEVLIEKYHFRLQEATLFSDLLLRMLAFLPEQRMTATQCLKHPWLKL; this comes from the exons AtgcagagcagcagcagcagcagccagtgCTTTCACATATCCAACAAAAC AGCTCCATACTTTGGTGAGAGAAACAATGATAAaacagaagaagaggaggatcCCAAAGAATATTGCAATG GAGGTTACCATCCTGTACATGTGGGCGATGTTTTTAACAAGAGGTATAAGGTTCTATCCAAGCTGGGGTGGGGCTACTTCGCTACTGTGTGGCTCTGTGTGGACCTCAG gtCTGGAAGGTATGTAGCAGTGAAGGTCCTAAAAAGTGGATCCGGTTTCACACAGGCTGGCCAAGACGAGTTATCACTGCTGCGCTGT GCCAGCAGTCCCACAGTCTGCCACCCACTGAGAGGACGCATCGTGCAGTTGCTGGACGAGTTCAAAATAGCCGGTGTTAATGGCATCC ATGTGTGTCTGGTACTGGAGTTGCTGGGTCCAGATCTGCGCTGTTGGCAGGTGTGTTTTGGAAAACCTGGCCTCTCACTTGCATGCGTCAGAAGAATAATCACTCAG GTGCTTGAGGGTCTTGActatctgcacacacactgtaagatCATCCATGCAGACATCAAGCCTGAGAACGTTCTTCTCTGTCTGGGGCAGCAGCCTCttgcacacacaacacacataaatcCTG AGAATGTTTCGGTGAAAATCACAGACCTGGGTAGTTCCTGCTGGGTG TACAAACACTTCTGTGAGGAGATCCAAACCCAGCAGTATCGTGCTCTAGAAGTTCTGCTTGGTTCTGAATATGGGCCCCCTGCTGATATCTGGAGTGTAGCCTGCATG GCTTTTGAGCTTGCCACTGGCGACCCTTTATTTGAGCCCAGAACTGGAAGACATTTCTCTTTGGAAGAAG ACCATCTAGCACATATCATTGAGCTCCTGGGAACGATCCCTGCATCAGTCGCTCTGTCTGGAAAATATTCTTCAAAGTACTTCAGTAGCAATG GAGATCTGCAGAGAATTCCTGCCCTTCGTCCATGGGGGTTGTATGAAGTTCTAATAGAGAAATATCACTTCCGTCTTCAAGAGGCAACTCTCTTCTCTGACCTTCTGCTCCGAATGCTGGCCTTCCTGCCAGAGCAGAGGATGACAGCAACTCAGTGCCTCAAACACCCATGGCTGAAACTGTGA
- the slc16a7 gene encoding monocarboxylate transporter 2 has product MPPAPAADLGYTPPDGGWGWAVVFGSFLSIGFSYAFPKSLTIYFKEIQEYFSISYSEIAWVSSIMLATMYAGGPVSSILVNRYGSRPVVIIGGLMAGLSMIAASFGTTIMHLYICVGVIGGLGLAFNLQPALTIIGKYFLVKRPIANGLAMAGSPVFLSTLAPLNQFLFDNFGWRGSFFILGAILLNCCVAGALMRPIKIRKKPVQNQNSAGNGAGTEKSDSQKVSLGSEKQQTKQRGCAYYVNKFIDLSLFKHRGYLIYLVGNVVMFFGFFAPVVFLAPYAKHQGIDEYSAAFLLSIFALVDMVARPATGLVANTKWIRPRIQYFFSFSVAYNGVCHLACPLLPGYTGLVVYAIFFGLAFGMLCALLFEVLMDLVGAQRFSSAVGLATIIECGPVLLGPPISGALVDIFMDYKYMYFACGMMMLVPGLFLFIMNFFNYRWLEQEQNRQKQDDLQIGSAKELAAMEEASDIEQDINLSQEDQLMDLASRET; this is encoded by the exons ATGCCCCCTGCACCAGCTGCTGATCTAGGCTACACTCCTCCTGATGGAGGTTGGGGCTGGGCTGTAGTGTTTGGATCTTTCCTGTCCATTGGCTTCTCATACGCCTTCCCCAAATCCCTCACCATCTACTTCAAGGAAATCCAGGAGTATTTCTCCATCTCCTACAGTGAGATTGCATGGGTCTCCTCCATCATGCTTGCTACCATGTATGCTGGAG GCCCGGTGAGCAGCATACTTGTCAATCGTTATGGGAGCAGGCCAGTGGTCATTATTGGCGGCCTAATGGCTGGGTTGTCCATGATTGCTGCTTCTTTTGGCACAACCATCATGCATCTGTACATATGCGTAGGAGTCATTGGAG GTCTTGGTCTTGCCTTTAACCTGCAGCCTGCCCTGACCATTATTGGGAAATACTTTCTTGTGAAACGACCCATAGCAAATGGTTTGGCCATGGCAGGAAGTCCAGTATTTTTGTCCACTCTGGCTCCACTCAACCAGTTTCTGTTTGACAACTTTGGCTGGCGAGGAAGTTTCTTCATCTTGGGAGCCATACTGCTCAACTGCTGTGTGGCAGGAGCACTGATGAGGCCTATTAAGATAAGAAAAAAGCCAGTGCAAAATCAAAACAGTGCAGGAAATGGAGCAGGAACAGAGAAGAGTGATTCTCAGAAGGTTAGCTTAGGAAGtgaaaagcaacaaacaaaGCAGAGAGGATGTGCCTACTATGTGAACAAATTCATCGACCTGTCACTCTTCAAGCACCGTGGTTACCTTATATACCTGGTAGGGAATGTTGTGATGTTCTTTGGGTTCTTTGCTCCAGTCGTGTTCTTGGCGCCCTATGCCAAGCACCAGGGGATTGATGAATATTCTGCAGCCTTCCTGCTCTCTATTTTTGCCCTGGTAGACATGGTGGCTCGGCCAGCAACTGGCCTAGTGGCTAACACAAAATGGATCCGGCCCAGGATTCAATACTTCTTCAGCTTTTCTGTGGCATATAATGGGGTGTGTCATCTGGCATGCCCCTTGTTGCCCGGGTATACAGGTCTGGTGGTGTATGCCATCTTCTTTGGGCTGGCCTTTGGAATGCTGTGTGCACTGCTTTTTGAGGTACTTATGGATTTGGTGGGAGCACAACGATTCTCCAGTGCAGTTGGGCTTGCCACTATTATAGAATGTGGCCCTGTTCTTCTTGGGCCCCCAATTTCTG GTGCTTTGGTGGACATCTTCATGGACTATAAATACATGTACTTTGCATGTGGCATGATGATGCTGGTCCCTGGACTTTTCCTCTTcattatgaatttttttaaCTACAGATGGTtggagcaggaacagaacaggcaGAAGCAGGATGATCTGCAGATTGGATCAGCCAAAGAACTTGCTGCTATGGAAGAGGCATCTGATATAGAGCAAGACATCAATCTCAGTCAGGAAGATCAATTGATGGACTTAGCTAGCAGAGAAACATAA